One Lactobacillus sp. CBA3606 DNA segment encodes these proteins:
- a CDS encoding linear amide C-N hydrolase, whose product MCTSLTYTNLDQQHFFARTMDFPTTTPWRPIFLPRHYSWQTGLTTQRTTQLAILGGGRLPAHFSTPLMADGLNESGISCAELYLPHAVHYATQTRLDQVNLTPQDFILWALGEHTTLAAIVADLPHVNLVGQTWGAAPAVYPFHWVLSDQSGQNLVIEPTGGPLTAQVNPSGILTNTPILATHLSRLNRMLHVAGTAFNAQTQVAAKNWLATKQPLPTGSIPTERFVQMAIRRWGTPTLSAAATVPTILTWLTAVSLPYDPARRNQISHNYTHYHGLINLTTQTYYFRPRTTQRLQTIALTPTMITRWTRPKVYPAD is encoded by the coding sequence ATGTGCACTAGCTTAACTTATACCAATCTTGATCAGCAGCATTTTTTTGCCCGGACCATGGATTTTCCAACGACGACCCCATGGCGCCCCATCTTCTTGCCACGTCACTATTCCTGGCAGACCGGGCTAACAACTCAGCGGACCACGCAACTTGCCATCCTAGGCGGTGGTCGTTTACCTGCCCACTTTTCCACGCCACTAATGGCTGACGGCCTAAATGAAAGCGGTATCTCGTGTGCTGAACTCTATCTACCACATGCCGTCCATTATGCGACGCAGACCCGCTTAGACCAAGTCAATTTAACCCCGCAAGACTTCATCTTGTGGGCTTTAGGTGAACACACGACACTGGCCGCCATTGTGGCAGATTTGCCTCACGTTAATCTAGTTGGTCAAACTTGGGGGGCGGCACCAGCCGTTTACCCTTTCCATTGGGTCTTAAGTGACCAAAGTGGTCAAAATCTAGTGATTGAACCCACGGGTGGCCCGCTAACCGCGCAAGTAAATCCCAGTGGCATTCTCACTAATACGCCTATTTTAGCCACCCATTTGAGTCGTCTGAATCGGATGTTACACGTTGCCGGCACTGCTTTTAATGCTCAAACACAAGTTGCGGCCAAAAATTGGCTGGCAACCAAGCAACCTCTGCCCACCGGTAGTATTCCCACGGAACGCTTTGTGCAGATGGCAATTCGTCGTTGGGGCACCCCCACTTTATCTGCGGCAGCCACGGTGCCAACCATTTTGACTTGGCTAACCGCTGTCAGTCTGCCCTATGATCCTGCTCGTCGCAATCAAATTAGTCACAACTATACGCATTATCACGGTCTCATTAACCTAACTACCCAGACTTACTACTTCCGACCGCGCACGACACAACGGCTACAAACCATTGCGTTAACCCCAACTATGATTACGCGCTGGACCCGGCCCAAAGTCTATCCAGCCGATTAA